A stretch of Henckelia pumila isolate YLH828 chromosome 4, ASM3356847v2, whole genome shotgun sequence DNA encodes these proteins:
- the LOC140859942 gene encoding homeobox protein knotted-1-like 2: MDHEYNLHLSDNSNINSRGNFIYMAPVYGRTNNNTSASQSQMMMSSSSSFHLQSYDHESQHNISTVKTEAASQIIHPLTIFNYPSIINTPLHQQTTTSEVDAIKAKIIAHPHYSNLLEAYMDCQKVGAPPEVVARLTAIRQEFEARQRAGAAARDVSKDPELDQFMEAYYDMLVKYREELTRPLQEAMEFMRRIESQLNMITNCGPVRILNSEEKCEGVVSSEEDQENSGGETELAEIDPRAEDRELKNHLLRKYSGYLSSLKQELSKKKKKGKLPKDARQKLLSWWELHYKWPYPSESEKVALAESTGLDQKQINNWFINQRKRHWKPSEDMPFMVMDGLHPQNAAIYMDGHYMGEGPYRLGP; the protein is encoded by the exons ATGGATCATGAATACAATCTGCATCTGAGCGACAACTCCAATATTAATTCTAGAgggaattttatttatatggcTCCGGTTTATGGAAGAACAAACAACAACACTAGTGCCTCCCAGTCCCAGATGATGATGAGTAGTAGCAGTAGCTTTCATCTTCAATCATACGATCATGAATCCCAACACAATATTTCCACTGTCAAAACTGAAGCTGCTTCACAAATAATTCATCCTCTAACAATATTTAACTATCCCTCCATCATCAATACACCTCTTCATCAACAAACTACTACTTCTGAAGTTGATGCCATTAAAGCCAAGATTATTGCTCATCCTCACTATTCTAATCTTTTGGAAGCCTACATGGATTGTCAAAAG gTGGGAGCTCCGCCTGAGGTGGTGGCGCGTCTGACGGCGATCCGCCAAGAGTTTGAGGCGAGGCAGCGGGCTGGGGCAGCTGCTCGAGATGTTTCCAAGGATCCAGAACTCGATCAGTTtatg GAGGCTTACTATGATATGCTGGTGAAGTATCGGGAGGAGCTAACCAGACCTTTACAAGAAGCCATGGAGTTCATGAGACGGATTGAATCACAACTTAACATGATAACTAATTGCGGCCCTGTCCGGATCTTAAATTCTG AGGAGAAGTGTGAAGGTGTTGTTTCGTCTGAAGAAGACCAAGAAAACAGCGGTGGAGAAACCGAACTTGCAGAGATTGATCCACGAGCAGAAGACAGGGAATTGAAAAACCACCTCTTGAGGAAGTATAGTGGATATTTAAGCAGTCTAAAGCAAGAGCTTtccaagaagaagaagaaaggcaAACTTCCAAAAGATGCTAGGCAGAAGCTACTCAGCTGGTGGGAATTACATTACAAATGGCCATATCCATCG GAGTCGGAGAAGGTGGCGCTGGCTGAATCAACTGGTTTAGACCAGAAACAGATTAATAATTGGTTCATTAACCAAAGAAAACGACACTGGAAACCATCAGAAGACATGCCGTTTATGGTGATGGATGGCTTGCATCCTCAAAATGCTGCCATCTACATGGATGGTCATTATATGGGTGAAGGTCCTTACAGATTGGGGCCGTGA
- the LOC140864375 gene encoding CSC1-like protein RXW8 isoform X1 has translation MDVSSLLTSAAINTAVCVALFSLYSVLRKQPSLLSVYFGQRLSQVRSKRHDPFCFERLVPSASWIVKAWEASEDELFAIGGVDAVVFLRAVVFSVRILTVAGIICLFLVLPLNYNFGIEMEHKQFPDEPLNVFTIGNVKEGSRWLWAHCLALYIITCCACTLLYFEYKNITKMRLAHIASSVSYPSHFTVLVRAIPWSREEAYSDTLTKFFTNYYSSSYLLHQMIYQSGAVQKMMSDAEKIYKILKTTGMEQGCGSKFMRCGFCGGTSAASFKILSIEPESSKGRSSFDGSDTRKKECGAALVFFRTRYAALVASEVLQAPNPMSWVTDSAPEPRDVYWSNLCVPYRLLWIRKIAVLVASILFVIFFLVPVVFTQSLVHLEKLKKIFPFLRDIGQRKLVEQVITGYLPSVIFMIFLYFVPPLMMVFSTLEGSISRSGRKRSTCIKVTYFVIWNVFFANILTETAIDHYQISIMKLGDPKNIPNLLAKAVPSTATFFMTYVLTSGWASLSVELIQPFPLVCNLFYRFILQNKDETTYGTYTFPYHTEVPRVLLFGLLGFTCSTLAPLILPFLLVYFVLAYFVYRNQILNVYVTKYQTGGLYWPVVHNTTIFSLVLTQIIALGVFGIKESSIALSFTIPLIVCTLLFNEFCRQRFHPVFKKTPAKIIIEMDRQDEHCGRMEEIHQKLQSAYCQFTPVSHGLQKTVEQDSHPCDLDSAEIGNICMHEDIEDVTPGKRTIRLPGSLVGRPHLELGELHNK, from the exons ATGGACGTCTCTTCTCTTTTGACTTCTGCTGCTATCAACACAGCTGTATGTGTGGCGCTTTTCTCCTTGTACTCTGTTTTAAGAAAACAACCTAGTCTTTTGAGCGTGTATTTTGGGCAAAGGCTTTCTCAGGTGAGATCAAAACGCCATGATCCTTTTTGCTTCGAGCGACTCGTTCCTTCTGCTAGTTGGATAGTGAAGGCCTGGGAAGCCTCAGAGGACGAGTTATTCGCCATTGGTGGTGTGGATGCTGTTGTCTTTCTCCGTGCTGTTGTCTTCAG TGTCAGAATATTAACCGTTGCTGGTATTATATGCTTGTTTCTTGTTCTTCCacttaattataattttggAATTGAGATGGAGCACAAACAATTCCCTGATGAGCCATTGAACGTGTTCACCATTGGGAATGTGAAGGAAGGGTCAAGATG gCTTTGGGCTCATTGTCTTGCTCTTTACATCATAACATGCTGCGCTTGTACTCTTCTCTACTTT GAATATAAAAACATCACAAAAATGAGATTGGCGCACATCGCTTCTTCTGTTTCCTATCCAAGCCACTTCACAGTGCTTGTTCGTGCGATTCCATGGTCTCGGGAAGAAGCATATAGCGATACATTGACAAAATTCTTTACAAATTATTATTCGTCGAGCTATTTATTGCACCAAATGATCTATCAATCTGGAGCAGTCCAGAAAATGATG AGTGATGCTGAGAAAATATACAAGATTCTGAAGACCACTGGCATGGAGCAAGGCTGTGGATCAAAATTTATGAGATGTGGCTTTTGTGGGGGAACTAGTGCAGCATCTTTCAAAATCCTTTCAATTGAGCCCGAAAGTTCCAAGGGAAGAAGCAGCTTTGATGGCTCAGATACAAGGAAGAAG GAATGTGGAGCGGCTCTGGTTTTTTTCAGGACTCGTTATGCTGCATTGGTTGCTTCAGAGGTTCTTCAAGCACCAAATCCCATGTCTTGGGTGACTGACTCTGCTCCCGAACCTCGTGACGTTTACTGGTCAAACTTGTGTGTACCATATCGGCTCCTGTGGATCCGTAAAATTGCTGTCCTTGTGGCGTCAATCCTTTTTGTGATTTTCTTCCTTGTGCCTGTGGTGTTTACACAAAGCCTTGTTCATTTAGAAAAGCTAAAGAAGATTTTTCCATTCTTGAGGGATATTGGACAGAg GAAGCTTGTGGAACAAGTGATAACTGGATATCTACCAAGTGttatattcatgatatttcTATACTTTGTTCCCCCACTTATGATGGTCTTCTCAACATTGGAGGGCTCAATTTCTCGTAGCGGCAGGAAGCGAAGTACATGCATTAAAGTTACTTACTTTGTCATATGGAATGTATTCTTTGCCAATATTCTTACAGAGACTGCCATAGACCACTATCAAATTTCGATCATGAAATTGGGGGATCCTAAAAACATACCAAACTTGCTTGCTAAGGCAGTGCCTTCAACG GCAACATTCTTTATGACTTATGTCCTAACATCAGGCTGGGCAAGCTTGTCCGTTGAACTCATTCAGCCATTTCCTTTAGTCTGCAACTTGTTTTACAGGTTCATTCTCCAAAACAAGGACGAGACAACCTATGGAACATATACCTTTCCGTACCATACGGAAGTACCAAGAGTCCTTCTTTTCGGACTCCTAGGTTTCACCTGTTCCACATTGGCACCTCTTATTTTGCCTTTCTTGCTGGTATACTTTGTCCTAGCTTATTTCGTGTACCGAAATCAG ATACTGAACGTATATGTAACGAAATATCAGACTGGGGGACTGTACTGGCCTGTGGTGCACAACACAACAATATTCTCATTGGTGCTGACCCAAATAATAGCATTGGGAGTTTTTGGGATCAAAGAATCGTCAATTGCTTTAAGCTTTACCATTCCACTAATTGTTTGCACGCTACTCTTCAACGAGTTTTGCAGGCAGAGATTTCACCCAGTTTTCAAAAAAACACCAGCAAAG ATTATTATTGAAATGGATCGGCAAGATGAGCATTGCGGACGGATGGAGGAGATTCATCAGAAGCTGCAATCCGCATATTGTCAGTTTACTCCAGTATCCCATGGTTTGCAAAAAACCGTAGAACAAGACAGCCATCCATGCGATTTAGATAGTGCGGAGATAGGCAACATTTGCATGCACGAAGATATAGAGGACGTCACACCTG GGAAGAGAACCATCCGATTGCCTGGGTCCTTAGTTGGACGACCTCATCTAGAACTAGGAGAACTGCATAATAAATAG
- the LOC140861961 gene encoding 1-aminocyclopropane-1-carboxylate synthase CMA101-like has product MLSKKATCKSHGQDSSYFLGWQEYDKNPFDPVANPSGIIQMGLAENQLSFDLLESWIARNQEISGFKKIFRELALFQDYHGLPVFKKELAAYMSEIRQNKVKFDPNKVVLTAGATSANETLMFCLAEPGEAFLIPTPYYPGFDRDLKWRTGVEIIPVHCHSSNNFRITDSSLEEAYKQAQNLQLKVKGIFITNPSNPLGTTLTINELNLIINFAINQDIHIVSDEIYTGTVFDSPRFISIIELISSKEESKNIWSRVHVVSSLSKDLGVPGFRIGMIYSNNDTLLAAATKMSSFGLISSQTQYLMSKILGDKKFIRNYVKENRRRLRNRQKILVCGLKKVGIRCLKGNSGLFCWVDMRLVLKSDTFEAEMEVWREIIGEYLINVCPGSSCHCVEPGWFRVCFANMAKQTLELAVARIQALVINFNAT; this is encoded by the exons atgttgtctAAGAAAGCAACATGCAAGTCACATGGCCAAGACTCTTCTTACTTCTTAGGATGGCAAGAGTACGACAAGAATCCTTTTGATCCCGTTGCAAACCCGTCTGGAATTATCCAGATGGGCTTGGCCGAAAATCAG cTTTCTTTTGATCTTCTGGAATCCTGGATTGCTAGAAACCAGGAAATAAGTGGATTCAAGAAAATATTTAGGGAGTTGGCTCTTTTCCAAGATTATCACGGGTTACCAGTATTTAAGAAA GAGCTAGCAGCATACATGTCTGAGATCAGACAAAACAAAGTAAAATTTGATCCCAACAAAGTAGTACTCACAGCCGGGGCAACCTCTGCCAATGAAACTCTCATGTTTTGCTTGGCCGAACCCGGTGAAGCTTTTTTAATCCCCACACCATATTATCCAGG GTTTGATAGAGATTTGAAATGGAGAACTGGAGTTGAAATCATACCTGTTCACTGCCACAGTTCAAACAACTTCAGAATCACTGATTCTTCTCTGGAAGAAGCCTATAAACAAGCCCAAAACCTTCAACTAAAAGTTAAAGGAATATTTATAACAAATCCTTCCAATCCCTTGGGTACCACATTAACTATAAATGAACTCAATCTCATTATCAACTTCGCCATTAACCAAGACATCCACATAGTAAGCGACGAAATCTACACAGGCACCGTTTTCGACTCACCCAGATTCATAAGCATCATAGAATTAATTAGCTCTAAAGAAGAGTCCAAAAATATATGGAGTCGGGTTCACGTGGTTTCCAGTCTTTCCAAGGATCTTGGAGTTCCAGGGTTCAGAATTGGCATGATCTACTCAAACAATGATACCTTATTAGCCGCAGCCACTAAAATGTCGAGTTTCGGGCTTATTTCTTCACAAACCCAGTATTTAATGTCCAAGATTCTGGGTGATAAGAAATTCATACGGAATTATGTGAAGGAGAATCGGAGGAGATTGAGAAACAGGCAGAAAATTCTGGTTTGTGGGCTGAAAAAAGTGGGTATCCGGTGCTTAAAGGGCAATTCAGGATTATTTTGCTGGGTGGATATGAGATTAGTGTTGAAGTCGGATACATTTGAAGCAGAAATGGAAGTGTGGAGGGAAATAATTGGTGAATATTTGATAAATGTTTGTCCAGGATCTTCGTGTCATTGTGTGGAACCTGGTTGGTTCCGTGTTTGCTTTGCAAATATGGCGAAACAAACACTTGAACTTGCGGTGGCACGGATCCAGGCTTTGGTGATCAATTTTAATGCTACCTAA
- the LOC140864375 gene encoding CSC1-like protein RXW8 isoform X2 has product MEHKQFPDEPLNVFTIGNVKEGSRWLWAHCLALYIITCCACTLLYFEYKNITKMRLAHIASSVSYPSHFTVLVRAIPWSREEAYSDTLTKFFTNYYSSSYLLHQMIYQSGAVQKMMSDAEKIYKILKTTGMEQGCGSKFMRCGFCGGTSAASFKILSIEPESSKGRSSFDGSDTRKKECGAALVFFRTRYAALVASEVLQAPNPMSWVTDSAPEPRDVYWSNLCVPYRLLWIRKIAVLVASILFVIFFLVPVVFTQSLVHLEKLKKIFPFLRDIGQRKLVEQVITGYLPSVIFMIFLYFVPPLMMVFSTLEGSISRSGRKRSTCIKVTYFVIWNVFFANILTETAIDHYQISIMKLGDPKNIPNLLAKAVPSTATFFMTYVLTSGWASLSVELIQPFPLVCNLFYRFILQNKDETTYGTYTFPYHTEVPRVLLFGLLGFTCSTLAPLILPFLLVYFVLAYFVYRNQILNVYVTKYQTGGLYWPVVHNTTIFSLVLTQIIALGVFGIKESSIALSFTIPLIVCTLLFNEFCRQRFHPVFKKTPAKIIIEMDRQDEHCGRMEEIHQKLQSAYCQFTPVSHGLQKTVEQDSHPCDLDSAEIGNICMHEDIEDVTPGKRTIRLPGSLVGRPHLELGELHNK; this is encoded by the exons ATGGAGCACAAACAATTCCCTGATGAGCCATTGAACGTGTTCACCATTGGGAATGTGAAGGAAGGGTCAAGATG gCTTTGGGCTCATTGTCTTGCTCTTTACATCATAACATGCTGCGCTTGTACTCTTCTCTACTTT GAATATAAAAACATCACAAAAATGAGATTGGCGCACATCGCTTCTTCTGTTTCCTATCCAAGCCACTTCACAGTGCTTGTTCGTGCGATTCCATGGTCTCGGGAAGAAGCATATAGCGATACATTGACAAAATTCTTTACAAATTATTATTCGTCGAGCTATTTATTGCACCAAATGATCTATCAATCTGGAGCAGTCCAGAAAATGATG AGTGATGCTGAGAAAATATACAAGATTCTGAAGACCACTGGCATGGAGCAAGGCTGTGGATCAAAATTTATGAGATGTGGCTTTTGTGGGGGAACTAGTGCAGCATCTTTCAAAATCCTTTCAATTGAGCCCGAAAGTTCCAAGGGAAGAAGCAGCTTTGATGGCTCAGATACAAGGAAGAAG GAATGTGGAGCGGCTCTGGTTTTTTTCAGGACTCGTTATGCTGCATTGGTTGCTTCAGAGGTTCTTCAAGCACCAAATCCCATGTCTTGGGTGACTGACTCTGCTCCCGAACCTCGTGACGTTTACTGGTCAAACTTGTGTGTACCATATCGGCTCCTGTGGATCCGTAAAATTGCTGTCCTTGTGGCGTCAATCCTTTTTGTGATTTTCTTCCTTGTGCCTGTGGTGTTTACACAAAGCCTTGTTCATTTAGAAAAGCTAAAGAAGATTTTTCCATTCTTGAGGGATATTGGACAGAg GAAGCTTGTGGAACAAGTGATAACTGGATATCTACCAAGTGttatattcatgatatttcTATACTTTGTTCCCCCACTTATGATGGTCTTCTCAACATTGGAGGGCTCAATTTCTCGTAGCGGCAGGAAGCGAAGTACATGCATTAAAGTTACTTACTTTGTCATATGGAATGTATTCTTTGCCAATATTCTTACAGAGACTGCCATAGACCACTATCAAATTTCGATCATGAAATTGGGGGATCCTAAAAACATACCAAACTTGCTTGCTAAGGCAGTGCCTTCAACG GCAACATTCTTTATGACTTATGTCCTAACATCAGGCTGGGCAAGCTTGTCCGTTGAACTCATTCAGCCATTTCCTTTAGTCTGCAACTTGTTTTACAGGTTCATTCTCCAAAACAAGGACGAGACAACCTATGGAACATATACCTTTCCGTACCATACGGAAGTACCAAGAGTCCTTCTTTTCGGACTCCTAGGTTTCACCTGTTCCACATTGGCACCTCTTATTTTGCCTTTCTTGCTGGTATACTTTGTCCTAGCTTATTTCGTGTACCGAAATCAG ATACTGAACGTATATGTAACGAAATATCAGACTGGGGGACTGTACTGGCCTGTGGTGCACAACACAACAATATTCTCATTGGTGCTGACCCAAATAATAGCATTGGGAGTTTTTGGGATCAAAGAATCGTCAATTGCTTTAAGCTTTACCATTCCACTAATTGTTTGCACGCTACTCTTCAACGAGTTTTGCAGGCAGAGATTTCACCCAGTTTTCAAAAAAACACCAGCAAAG ATTATTATTGAAATGGATCGGCAAGATGAGCATTGCGGACGGATGGAGGAGATTCATCAGAAGCTGCAATCCGCATATTGTCAGTTTACTCCAGTATCCCATGGTTTGCAAAAAACCGTAGAACAAGACAGCCATCCATGCGATTTAGATAGTGCGGAGATAGGCAACATTTGCATGCACGAAGATATAGAGGACGTCACACCTG GGAAGAGAACCATCCGATTGCCTGGGTCCTTAGTTGGACGACCTCATCTAGAACTAGGAGAACTGCATAATAAATAG